DNA from Corynebacterium stationis:
CCTTTGGTACTGTTAGGTAAGAACATTTGGCCGAACTTCTCTGGGCCGGAGTTTTAAGCTTCTCGGATGTTCCGCGAATTTGACATTCAATTAATCAGTTTAATCAACAGAAACGGAGGAAAAATTACCCTTCCGTCGTCTCCACTGCTAGTCATAGTCAGCGAGTTAAACGGCACCGATGTTGAGCCATCCTAGTAACATTGAGTTCCCTTTTCGGAACTGTATCAAGCCGTTTCCGAGACTTCCATAGCTTATCCTGCAAGGCGAACCTAAAGCCGTGGACAGTACCTCAAGAAAGTTGCTTATCCCTTGTCTCTGGGAAGTCGCTTATTTTCCACGTCATAGAAAGCTAATTACTCCAATGCTAAACGTCTAGATGGGAACAACCGCAAATGAAAAAAAGTATAAGTGTGGTAATCCCTTGCAAAAACGATGGTGCATTACTGGCCGAGGCACTTGAAAGCCTTGCTAAGCAAACAGTAAAAGCCGACGAAATCATAGTTGTTAACAATGCTTCGGCCGATGACACAAAAACAATCGGGGAGAAGTTTGGAGCCCAGGTCGTAAACGAGGATAGAATCGGCGTTCTAAGAGCGACCGCTACGGGGTTCGATTTAGCTAAAAGCGACATCATACTTCGCCTAGATGCCGATGTAGTTTTGAAACCAGACTTCATAGAGCGTGTTCACCAAATCTGGACGAATGCGGCTGAGTCTTCAGGCAAGAAAGTAGTCGGGGTAACGGGGTCCGCGCGATTCATGCTCCCGGGGCGCAAAGCAGACTTGTACAGCCGATTATACCTAGGCGCGTACCGTGCGGCGGTACGCTCGACTTTAGGACACCAGCCGTTATTCGGCACTAACTTTTCCATTCCAAGGTGCTGGTGGGAACAAGTACGCGAAAGCATAGATTTCAATAATTCTCTGGTTCACGATGACATGCATTTATCGTTCGCAGTCAGACCAGACGAGACAGTTTGGTTACAGAAAGATCTTACCCTCGACACTGACCCTAGGCCCTTGCATGGGATACGGCAGTTCATCAATAGATTCCGGCGCGGATTTTATACTATTTTCCTGAATTGGAAGAATAGCCCTCCCCACCGTCGATTAGCCGAACGGCGCTCCCGATGAACGCTCTCTGGTTGGACGAGCGTGTTAAAGAATCACTCTCAGTGCTGTCCGAGTTTTTAGAAAGTCACGAAGACTTTGATTCGACATTGTTTAATGTCACACTGGCTGGCCTATCCCGCTATGCACTCATGGGAAAGCATATTCGTTCACGGCTGGTACACATTGCGGCTGGCCAAGTCGAAGGCACAGCGAGGGAAGCAGCGGTAGTATTCGGTGCGTGCATCGATCTGTTGCACGGCTCCTTTCTCATTCATGACGACCTCATTGATCGAGACGACGTGCGTCGAGGACAACCCGCACTGCATAAAGACCCGAAACTCGGTGCGAAGAGCCCTCACGTCGGTTATTCTGTGGCTATCCTTGCCGGCGATCTAGGAATCGCGCGGGCATTTGATTTGTTGGCTACGTCCCAGCTCGGTGATTCTCTCGTGCGCTCCGCGCTGAAACGTTTGACGCAGTCATGCTCCGTCACCATCACGGGTGAGCTTTTGGATGTCGAAAACAGCGCAAGCTCCTGTCCCGCTCCTCAACAGATCCGGTATGCCAACGCGCTAAAAACCGCCGATTATACATTCGCTTGTCCTTTATATCTTGGTTCCTTGGCTGTCGGAAGAAACCCAGCTTTGACCGACCCGATCGCCCGAGAACTAGGAGCGGCTTTCCAAGCCGCGAATGACATTGATGATGCTGAGGTGGACGCCGCTAATAATCGCACTACGCTCGCATCATTCCAGGCTCTCTCACGTGTAGCGGCCGAATGCAACGCCCATATTGATGAAGCACAAAGATTGATCAAGTTTGCACATTTGCCGCGAGACGTGACCGCAAATTTATTAGATGTGGCTGAATGGATCCGAAGCTCAGTCAAGAAGGTGTGCTAATTGAATTTTTTGTATCTACTACTTCTAGTCGTTTTCACCTTTTGCATGGTCTTATGTGATCTACGGTGGAAATTAGCATTTTTCAGAGATTTTAAACGAGCAGCTCTTCTTTGTTTAATTTCCGTGACGCTTTTAATAATTTGGGACTTCGCTGGTATTGCTTCGGGAACCTTTTATCGCGGAAGTTCGGCTTACATGACGGGTATAGAACTAGCCCCGGAACTACCGCTCGAAGAACCTTTCTTTCTTTTCTTTCTCACTTATCTGACAATCAACATCGTGTCGTTTACGCGTGCCGCGATGAAAGGACCCACAAAGCTGTGACGTATCTGCTTATAAGTGTTCCTTTCCTTATTCTCTCTGCGATGGTGTGGGTGCAGCGACGAAAGACCTCCAAGCAGCAGGTACGCGTTACACTCACGGCAGCTGGGCTCCTACTGATTCTCACGGCCATTTTCGATAACCTTATGATTTTCGCGGACTTAGTCGGCTACGGAGAAGCAGAAAACCTCGGATTGAAGGTTGGCCTAGTGCCTATCGAAGATTTCTTCTATCCCCTCTTCGTGGTGCTTTTAGTGACAGCCTGGTGGCCACATGAAGGGGAGAAAAGATGAATCAAATTTTACGCGGAATTTTCACTGCTTCCCGTCCCATAAGCTGGGTAAATACTGCTTTCCCGTACGGGCTCGCGTACCTTATTAGCGGGGGAAGCCTCGATATCTTGTGGGCAATCGGTGTCATCTTTTTCCTCATTCCCTACAACATCGCGCTGTACGGGATAAACGACGTCTTTGACTATGAATCCGACATTCGAAATCCGCGAAAGGGTGGGATCGAAGGAGCCGTGCTCCCCCGATCAATGCACTCCCCGTTGTTGTGGGCTTCCTTTCTTACGACAGCCCCGTTTCTCATAATCCTATTCGCTGCAGGAACGTGGGTGTCGGCATTATGGTTGACGGTGACTATGTTCGCCCTCGTTGCGTATTCCGCCCCGCATCTTAGATTTAAAGAACGCCCTGTACTAGATTCTGTTACGTCTTCGGCTCATTTCACCGGGCCGGCACTCGTGGGAGCCACAATTACCGGAGGCGCAACGACCCTTTGGTTTACTCTTAGTGTTCTAGCTTTCTTCCTCTGGGGAATGGCTAGCCATGCGTTTGGTGCCGTGCAAGATATTCTCGCGGATAGGGAAGCTGGTTTGAGTTCTACTGCTACTGTCCTAGGCGCGCGTCTGACGTCGCGAATCTCGACAGTACTTTATTTAATGACAGCTATAATTTTGTTCGTCTTACCGATGCCTGGTCTTTTGGTTGGTATCGCTGCCCTTGGCTATGTGCTTATCACTGCACGTTATTGGAATATCACCGATGAAACCTGTGAACAAGCAAACTCGTCGTGGCGCGTGTTTCTGGGATTGAACTACTTCAGCGGTGCTGTTGTCACTATCTCTCTAGCTTGGGTTCTTCTATGACAGGAAAGATTTCACTTATGCTTACATGGTGTTCCAACCTCTGGCTCGAGCCTCACCTGTTCGAGTAGAGCGATAGGGCGGCACTACACCCACTTTCCACGAAATTACGGTGCCGAGGGCGCTATCGTACAGATTTTAGGCCCTAACTGGACGCAGGTTCCACTAAACTATCACTACGTCCCGACTAAAGCGCGCATAGAGGCGTTACATCTTTTCGGCCTTCCGACATAGGAACGGTTAAGAACGTGCATGACCACCAGCCACGTGATTCGATAATCTTTCGAGCTTGAGACCACCCGTTGGCGTCAATCTGTGGCGTACGGGACAGTACGAAACCCGACGAACGCTGAGGATCTCCGACGATTGCGAAAGAATAGTCATCTTCCAAGTAGGTCACGCGGTAATTCACGGGTCCGTTAGCATCTTGAAACGGTATCCCGGGAAAATTTACCCGCAGCGATGCATCGGAGCGAACACTAGCAGTTCCTCGAATCTCGGAATCGTCGCCTAAAAACGTCTCACACGAGTTAGTCACTGAAATAGTAGAATCCTCAATGACCTTATATTGAGCCTTAGTGTCGCGGGCACACTGTAACGTAAACGGTTGTGGTATCGCTGCGACTTGGAACCATGTTCCGGCAAATTTCTCGAGATCCACAGGAGTAGCATTTTCCTTGAGATTTCCGTTTACCTTGGACAATACAGGTAAATCGAGTTGTGAAGAGATTCCCCCGAGACGGCCCCCATCGAAAATATCTCGTGCCGCTACCCCAGAACTGCCTAGTGTTACGGCTACTGCAATCGTCATTACCGATGTGAGAATCCTTTGCATGATTTTACTCCCAAAGATTAGGCCCGAGACAGTCCATCTCTTGCTATCCCCAACGTTATACGAGCGCAAAGATGTTTTTCAGCGCTCATAGGATACTTTCGGGGACATTCGAGGATTCTCCGAGACGCCCGGCAACAATATAAAGCGACCGTCTCCCTTTTGCCCAGCAATTTTCTTCATCCCGCGCTAAACGGTGTTTTAGTAGCCAATTATGTCGAGACCGCCTAACCAGTGAGTACTGGTGTTTGGTTGTGCCTCGGGTTTCCATCCTCCCCTGAAGACTGTCCGGAACTAGAATCAGAGAATGAACTTCATTCCTTCGCTCGACGAAATCCGTTTCGCTCGCTACACCGAACCCCAGAATGAGATTTCCATTGTGTGGTTTAGGGATGACCTCCGATTGACGGACAACGAAGCCCTTGCAGCTGCTGCTGAACATGGAAAGGTTCTCGGGATTTATATTCTCGAAGCCCCCTCGCTAACCGGGGTCAGGCCTTTGGGCGGGGCATCCAAGTGGTGGCTCCACAACAGCCTAAAAAGTTTGGCGACGCAACTGAGTAAATACAACATCCCGCTCCTTCTAGCTCATGGCGATCCGCGGACTCTCCTTCCTCAAATTACCCGAGAAGCAAAAGCGAAATATGTTTCTTGGAGCAGGAGATATAGTCAGCGACAACGCAGCATCGATGAAGAAGTCAAAACTGCACTCCGCGCGCAGGACGCAGAAGCACACAGCTTCGATGGTCATCTGCTATTCGAACCCTGGAAAATCTCAACTAATCAGGGCGGCGCCTACAAAATCTTCACACCATTTTCAAAAAAGCTAAAAGCGTTGATCGAGGAAAGTAACGAGAGGCAGCCCGGCATCTCTAGCAATGCTCAAGCTGCACTCTGTGGACCGGGCGCATTGTTGGAACGCAGCCACGCGGGTATTGATGGATTAGGTTTACTGCCCAGCCCTTCGGCGGCTCACTGGACAGGTGGATTAGAAAAAGTATGGGCCCCAGGAGAAGACGGTGCGTTAAAGAAGCTAGAGCAATTCATCGAATCGAGACCTGCGATGTCTCCGCAAGAAGGTTATGCCGCAGGCCGGGATTTTCCATCTCTTTCGGCTACCAGCGGACTGTCCGCCCACTTAAGGTTCGGAGAAGTTAGTCCGCGTTACGTGTGGAAAGCAGTTAGTCTTTCGCCGATGACCCCAGAAGACCGACGCTCCTTTCTCAACGAACTGATGTGGCGCGACTTTGCTTGGCATCGCCTTTACTACCGACCGGATCTGGCGACCGTTAATGTACGCCGAGAATTCGACATGTTTGATTGGTTGTGGGATTCGGAAGACTCAGCATCGTGGTACGCGGAGGGCTATTTCGACCCGCGTCACAGTCCTTTATCGAGAAACGTTGAGAAGCGTTTAGGAGCCGAAGAGGCCAGTAACTTCCACATGTCACTCCAAGCATGGCGTTCTGGAAAGACGGGGATTCCCCTAGTTGACGCGGGGATGCGTGAGCTCTGGGAAACAGGCCACATGCACAACAGAATACGCATGGTGGTGGCATCATTTTTAACCAAAAACCTCGGCATTCACTGGCGCCACGGTGAAGAATGGTTTTGGGAAACGCTCGTTGACGCCGACCCGGCTAGCAATGCCTTCAATTGGCAGTGGGCTGCGGGCTCAGGAGACGACGCCTCCCCCTACTTCCGTATTTTCAATCCGATCTCCCAAGCAAAGAGATATGATCCCGTCAATGCGTACATTAAATCCTGGGTACCAGAGGTTGGTTCGGCCCATTACCCTAAGCCGATAGTCGATCTCAAAGAATCCCGCAATGCAGCCTTAGAGGCATACGACGAGGTAAAAGCTCTAAGAAATCAGCATAAGAATCTTTAGTTGTAGGTCCTTTGAAACGCGGTAATCTCTCTCACAGAGTAAACTTTGCCTATGCTGGAAACATGAATCCCCAATTAGTTCCCACACTTTCTTTCAATGCTCGCCACCCACAACGAACCGTCCTTGTTACGGGTGCTTCTGGCTATGTCGGCGGGCGCCTAATAACAGAGCTGGTTTCGGCAGGTTTTACCGTTCGAGCAACCTCACGCAACGTTGACAGCCTTCGACGTTTCGATTGGAAAGACGACGTTGAATTAGTGCAAGCAGACTTATCGGATCTCAATGATGTTACGCGCATCATGCAGGGAGTCGATATCGCGTTCTACCTCGTGCATTCCATGGGAGAAAAGGGTGAAGACTTCGAACTCGTCGAACAGCGCTCTGCTGAAGCCTTCGCAAACGCTGCTGACGCTGCACAGATTCAACAGATAGTATATCTCTCAGGTCTTCATCCGAGGCACAAGAAGCTTGAGGATTTATCGAAACACATGCGCTCACGGGAGCGGGTTGCGCGCACCTTCCTTAACGCCGAGACTCCAGCTTTAGTTTTTCGAGCCGCTACGCTGATTGGGTCCGGTTCAGCCTCGTTCGAAATTATTCGTCATCTGACTCAGCGTTTGCCTGTTATGATCGCACCAGGTTGGATTAATAACCGCATCGAGCCTCTCGCCATACGTGATGCGTTGTATTATCTGGTGTCGTCTGCAGATTTAGAGCAACCGGTCAATCAAGACAGCGATATCGGATGTGGAAAGCAGTATAAGTTCTCAGACTTACTCAAAATTTATGGAAAGACTCGAGGCCTGAAACGGCGGATTTTTTCTTTACCGATCCCGCTTCCCATGGATAAGCTCTCCGGCAGTTGGATAGGGCTAGTCACGCCTGTACCAGCGCAATTAGCAGTACCATTGGCTCAATCTATGGCGGAAGACGCAGTGACTGAAGAACACGATATTGCTCAAATAATCCCTGATCCACCGGGTGGTTTGATCGACTATCCGACAGCTGTCCGTCTTGCTGGGAAGGCCAATTCGGACCGAGGCGTACCTACCTCGTGGGATCGAAGTTGGGCCACCTACAGCAGGGCGTCTGATGAACTACCCACCGATCCGGAGTGGTCGGGTGAGGCTGTCTACGAGGATGTACGCTCAGCGTACTGCGACCTTCCAAGGGAAAAGGTTTGGGAGGTAATCGAGGGCATAGGCGGCGAAAATGGATGGTACTCTGTGCCAATTTTATGGAGTATACGCGGATTAATAGACCGTATCTTAGGCGGGCCAGGGCTAGGCGGGCGCCGAGATCCTCAACGGTTAGAAATTGGGGATCGGGTTGACTGGTGGCGAGTTACCCAGTTAGAGCGGCCACAGGTATTAGTGCTGAAAGCGGAGATGCGTGTTAATGGAAGTGCTTGGCTCATCTTGGAAGTAGAAGAAGAGTCCGAAGGTTGCACTTACACTCAGCGAGCCTGCTATTCGCCAACAGGTCTCAGTGGAAGAATTTACTGGTGGGCCGTGGCCCCATTCCACAGGATTATTTTCCCAATGATGTTAAAAACAATGCTGAAGGAAGCCGCACGGAAAAACGCTTGACGGTGAAAATACCCCTCTTTCTCTGCCCCCAAAAGCGCCTTACCTTTGACAAAAAATTGAGAAGTTTCGGAATTACTACCCGCTTGTATTGGAGTTAGGTGCATATGCAAAGAACTAACTTAACGATGGACTTTCTCCTCGTCGTGAAAACAGTTATTGCAACCACGAGCGCTTGGTGGATCTGTGTACATCTTCTTGACTCCCAGATGCCGTTTCTCGCGCCTTGGGTAGCTTTTTTCGCGCTGCAACCCACAGTCAGTAGCTCTCTAACCAGTGGTTTACAGACTGTTGTGGCGTCAGGTATCGGGGTACTACTGTCCTCGGCAATTGGCGCATTCCTCGGCGTAAACGTTTGGAGTTATGCTCTCGCAATCTTCCTTGGCCTGTTAGGTTCGCGCATACCCGGATTACGGACAGAGGGCGCAGCTATAGCAACTACCGCCGTGTTCCTACTCTCAACAGGGTTCACTGAAGACACACCCGCGCTCATCGATCGCATGGTCGAAATCGGTATCGGTGTCGCTATCGGCGTCGGGATCAACCTCATCGTGGTCCCTCCATTGCGAGACCAACAAGCGGTAAGTGCCGTCGAGGCCCTGCGTAAACGCATGGGAGAAGTAATGGAAAACATTGCTAACGGGTTCTCCGAATCCTGGGACAGCGATCGAGCTCGCGAGTGCTCCGACGATGTGCGGCAGATGCGTAGAGATTTGGATGAATCTTGGGCAACCGTTCAATTTGCTAGAAACAGCCGCCGACGCAACCCACGGCTTCTTATCCAGGGAGGCCCCGGTTGGAACTACGAACAAGTTTTGACTGCTCTAGATGAAGCAACTGCCCACTTACGAAACCTTACTAGAACGCTAGAGGACACAAGCCAATCAGAATCTGTATGGGATCAACGTTTTCGCGAAAAATGGTCAGGGATCCTCAAGACCGCCGCTCAACTCTTACTTAACCCAGATGCAGATGTGGACTCGACTGTTGATCAGCTGGACAGGCTAGCCTACGAGATGCTTGCTGATGAGCAACTTTCCGCTGAAAATTGGCCACTGTATGGGTCGCTCATTACCTCACTTCGCAATATATCTGTACTTATGCAAGATGTCTCAACGGCTACATCAGAGAAGTGAGGAGCTCCTCGCTACGGCGGCGTCCTTTCCTATCTGGAATGTCACCAGTGATGAGAAATTCATCGATGCTTAAAGCCACTGACGCTTCGGCGAGTATTGCTCCCACTTGCTTTGGAGTGCCGTAGATTGTGTGGGCTAAAGATTCGTCGATGCGCTTGCGCTGCTGCGTGGTCAGACTGTCGGTGTCAAGCTCACTCGCAACTGTGAGCGGTTCAAAGACACCCGTCGAGCGCGACATCACCTGCGAATAGGCCTCTGGCAGCAGTAAGTTACGGGCTTGTTCTTTGGTATCTGCGGAAGCAATATTCACGGAAGAAACTACTTGAGGGGTGTCGAAAACCGCAGAGGGACGGAAATTCTCACGGTACGCCGTGATAGCGTCCGCCTGGGTAGACAACGGACCTCCTGTAATGACTCCAATGCCCAGCTTCGCTGCTGTTAATGCAGAGCGGAACCCAGCCAGCATAAAGATAGGTGTACGGGCGTTATCTGCTGGGTATGAGCTTACGCTTCCAGTCCCTGACAGGTAGCCTAAGAGCTCTTCCACGTCATCTTCCAACCGGGCTTTCAGCTCGCGCGGCTCATCTTGGCGAAGCGCCTGTCGCACAGGCTTGGTAAAGCCGACAGACGAGCCCAAGCCAATATCGATGCGGTCGGGAAACAGCGCTTGCAACATACCGATCTGTTCGGCGATCAAATATGGCGGATGATTGGGGACCATGATACCGGCCGTACCCACGCGAATGGTGCTGGTGTGTGCCGCAACATAGGTAGCCAGCTGTGCCGGTTGGGAACCCGGAATTCCGGGCACTCCATGGTGCTCTGCAACGAAGAAGCGAGAAAACCCGAGCTGCTCCACGTGCTGCGCATGGGTGGCCACAGCCCGCAAAGTCTCCTCTGGGGTCTCATGAGAAGTCCCGGCTGCCCGGTCAAGAACAGAAAAGCGCATGAGTATAACTTTACTCATGCGCCGGTTTACCCGGTAAAAAGTTTGCTGTTGGCTTAGTTTTTGTTTCTCTTCAATGCTGTCTTAAGCATTGCCAGCGGACCACTCTTCCCAAGACATGTTCCAGTCACCAAGCCCGTCGTAAGCGGGCAAGGTGCCGGCCGTGGTGTTTTTCACTACCACGATGTCGCCGCGTTTGGTGTTATTCATAAACCACTGTGCAGCTTCTTCGGTGACATTGATGCAACCATGCGAGGTGTTGGTATTACCTTGTGCCCACACCGACCACGGTGCGCCGTGGACATAAATGCCGGAATAAGACATCTGTGTCGCGTAATTGACCATCGTCTTATAGCCGCCGTCTTCGATGGAATAACCGAAGGTCTCCGAATTCATCAATAGCGATTCATGGCTATCTCCAATCATGTACCGGCCATTGGGCGTCGCCCAGCGTCCGCCATCCCGGCCTAAGGAGACTGGAATCTCACGCAAGACTTCACCGTTTTTGTAGACGGTCATCATCTTCGTAGCGTCATCAACAATGGCCGTCACACGGTCACCGATGGTGAAGTTGGTTTCATTGTTATCGCTGCCGTAGATGCCATCGCCAAGGTCCACGCCTTGGATATCAACATCGACGTTGACCTCAGTGCCTGGCTTCCAGTATTCCTTCGGGCGCCAGCGCACTTCATAATCATTGAGCCAGTAAAACGCACCTTCCACCTCAGGCGCGGTGGTGACAGTGATTGCTTCCTGCGCCTTTTCGCGGTCCGGAATTGCAACGCCGAAACGCACACCGATGGTTTGGCCGACTCCGACCTCGGAATCTGGCAGCGGAGAAAGAGACGCCGCCGTGGTGTTAACCATCTCTGGGGTCTTGAAGGTGACCGAGGTGGACTTGCCATTTTCATCTTTCGCTTCCACCGTATAGGTGCGGTTGAAGCCTAAGGTCTCAGCCGAAGTCCACTCCATGCCGTCATCGGAAAGCTCTTCCATGACGACATAACCTTCTTCGTTGGTCATGGTGACCTCATCCAAGCCTGAGCCCAGCGAAGTAACCGTGACCGGTTCATAAGGATTGTGGTCCTCGACGCCGTCAGCCACAGAAATTTCCGGCGCCGGCTTGTCTACCTTGTCTTTTACTTGCCCTGCCCCATCAGAAGATGCGGCATCCACGGACTGCGCATCCGGATTATCTGTTCCGCCTTCAATAGTGCAACCGGCTAATCCCAAAGCTGCAACGACTGTGAGTGCTACCAGCGAGCGATTAAAACGCTGAGCATGTACTTTACCTAGACCGAGCAACGGACAAGACCTATCTTCCTCATTTCAAAACAACTCCTCCAACTTATCGGTACACACGCTAAAACACTAGCTAGACCACGCCGCGACTCTCGCTTCGTTACCAAATTAATATCAACGAGAAACTCCCAGGTAATAGGTTTATTTCCAATAATATTTTATGCGAAAACCACCCTGCTTCCGCCCGACCCACACACGGCGCCACATTCGCCGCTTTACGATGATTCCCCGACCCCTCCAAACACGGCCAAAATTGGGGTCTACCTGCCGATTTTTTAAAAAACGGAATCTGATGTTAGAGTTAATTCTCGTTGAACAGCGAGGCAGTTGCTAAAGCACAGCTTTTAGCCGCCCTGCATGAAACAACAACGCGCCATTAGCTCAGTTGGTAGAGCAACTGACTCTTAATCAGTGGGTCCGGGGTTCGAAACCCTGATGGCGCACACTTAAGACCAGGTGGGAAGCTTTCACAAGTTTCTTCCCTGGTCTTCTTGGTTTTTATCTAACCACATTCGGGGGCGTAGCGCTCCCGCCAGGCGTCACCCAACTGAGGGTTCAATCAACGCCGCTCCGACCAGGGCGTTCAAGTGTACAATCACAGGTACATAGTGTTTCGAATCACATCTAGAAAGGATGAGATCGTGCGTGTACTCCCTCAAGATTTAACTCCCGGGCTCGCTCGCGCCGGACGCGCCCTCGCTC
Protein-coding regions in this window:
- a CDS encoding lycopene cyclase domain-containing protein, with the translated sequence MYLLLLVVFTFCMVLCDLRWKLAFFRDFKRAALLCLISVTLLIIWDFAGIASGTFYRGSSAYMTGIELAPELPLEEPFFLFFLTYLTINIVSFTRAAMKGPTKL
- a CDS encoding lipocalin family protein; this encodes MTIAVAVTLGSSGVAARDIFDGGRLGGISSQLDLPVLSKVNGNLKENATPVDLEKFAGTWFQVAAIPQPFTLQCARDTKAQYKVIEDSTISVTNSCETFLGDDSEIRGTASVRSDASLRVNFPGIPFQDANGPVNYRVTYLEDDYSFAIVGDPQRSSGFVLSRTPQIDANGWSQARKIIESRGWWSCTFLTVPMSEGRKDVTPLCAL
- a CDS encoding L,D-transpeptidase, yielding MLGLGKVHAQRFNRSLVALTVVAALGLAGCTIEGGTDNPDAQSVDAASSDGAGQVKDKVDKPAPEISVADGVEDHNPYEPVTVTSLGSGLDEVTMTNEEGYVVMEELSDDGMEWTSAETLGFNRTYTVEAKDENGKSTSVTFKTPEMVNTTAASLSPLPDSEVGVGQTIGVRFGVAIPDREKAQEAITVTTAPEVEGAFYWLNDYEVRWRPKEYWKPGTEVNVDVDIQGVDLGDGIYGSDNNETNFTIGDRVTAIVDDATKMMTVYKNGEVLREIPVSLGRDGGRWATPNGRYMIGDSHESLLMNSETFGYSIEDGGYKTMVNYATQMSYSGIYVHGAPWSVWAQGNTNTSHGCINVTEEAAQWFMNNTKRGDIVVVKNTTAGTLPAYDGLGDWNMSWEEWSAGNA
- a CDS encoding SDR family oxidoreductase; this translates as MNPQLVPTLSFNARHPQRTVLVTGASGYVGGRLITELVSAGFTVRATSRNVDSLRRFDWKDDVELVQADLSDLNDVTRIMQGVDIAFYLVHSMGEKGEDFELVEQRSAEAFANAADAAQIQQIVYLSGLHPRHKKLEDLSKHMRSRERVARTFLNAETPALVFRAATLIGSGSASFEIIRHLTQRLPVMIAPGWINNRIEPLAIRDALYYLVSSADLEQPVNQDSDIGCGKQYKFSDLLKIYGKTRGLKRRIFSLPIPLPMDKLSGSWIGLVTPVPAQLAVPLAQSMAEDAVTEEHDIAQIIPDPPGGLIDYPTAVRLAGKANSDRGVPTSWDRSWATYSRASDELPTDPEWSGEAVYEDVRSAYCDLPREKVWEVIEGIGGENGWYSVPILWSIRGLIDRILGGPGLGGRRDPQRLEIGDRVDWWRVTQLERPQVLVLKAEMRVNGSAWLILEVEEESEGCTYTQRACYSPTGLSGRIYWWAVAPFHRIIFPMMLKTMLKEAARKNA
- a CDS encoding MsnO8 family LLM class oxidoreductase, with protein sequence MRFSVLDRAAGTSHETPEETLRAVATHAQHVEQLGFSRFFVAEHHGVPGIPGSQPAQLATYVAAHTSTIRVGTAGIMVPNHPPYLIAEQIGMLQALFPDRIDIGLGSSVGFTKPVRQALRQDEPRELKARLEDDVEELLGYLSGTGSVSSYPADNARTPIFMLAGFRSALTAAKLGIGVITGGPLSTQADAITAYRENFRPSAVFDTPQVVSSVNIASADTKEQARNLLLPEAYSQVMSRSTGVFEPLTVASELDTDSLTTQQRKRIDESLAHTIYGTPKQVGAILAEASVALSIDEFLITGDIPDRKGRRRSEELLTSLM
- a CDS encoding FUSC family protein; translation: MDFLLVVKTVIATTSAWWICVHLLDSQMPFLAPWVAFFALQPTVSSSLTSGLQTVVASGIGVLLSSAIGAFLGVNVWSYALAIFLGLLGSRIPGLRTEGAAIATTAVFLLSTGFTEDTPALIDRMVEIGIGVAIGVGINLIVVPPLRDQQAVSAVEALRKRMGEVMENIANGFSESWDSDRARECSDDVRQMRRDLDESWATVQFARNSRRRNPRLLIQGGPGWNYEQVLTALDEATAHLRNLTRTLEDTSQSESVWDQRFREKWSGILKTAAQLLLNPDADVDSTVDQLDRLAYEMLADEQLSAENWPLYGSLITSLRNISVLMQDVSTATSEK
- a CDS encoding lycopene cyclase domain-containing protein, with translation MTYLLISVPFLILSAMVWVQRRKTSKQQVRVTLTAAGLLLILTAIFDNLMIFADLVGYGEAENLGLKVGLVPIEDFFYPLFVVLLVTAWWPHEGEKR
- a CDS encoding cryptochrome/photolyase family protein, whose translation is MNFIPSLDEIRFARYTEPQNEISIVWFRDDLRLTDNEALAAAAEHGKVLGIYILEAPSLTGVRPLGGASKWWLHNSLKSLATQLSKYNIPLLLAHGDPRTLLPQITREAKAKYVSWSRRYSQRQRSIDEEVKTALRAQDAEAHSFDGHLLFEPWKISTNQGGAYKIFTPFSKKLKALIEESNERQPGISSNAQAALCGPGALLERSHAGIDGLGLLPSPSAAHWTGGLEKVWAPGEDGALKKLEQFIESRPAMSPQEGYAAGRDFPSLSATSGLSAHLRFGEVSPRYVWKAVSLSPMTPEDRRSFLNELMWRDFAWHRLYYRPDLATVNVRREFDMFDWLWDSEDSASWYAEGYFDPRHSPLSRNVEKRLGAEEASNFHMSLQAWRSGKTGIPLVDAGMRELWETGHMHNRIRMVVASFLTKNLGIHWRHGEEWFWETLVDADPASNAFNWQWAAGSGDDASPYFRIFNPISQAKRYDPVNAYIKSWVPEVGSAHYPKPIVDLKESRNAALEAYDEVKALRNQHKNL
- a CDS encoding glycosyltransferase family 2 protein, which translates into the protein MKKSISVVIPCKNDGALLAEALESLAKQTVKADEIIVVNNASADDTKTIGEKFGAQVVNEDRIGVLRATATGFDLAKSDIILRLDADVVLKPDFIERVHQIWTNAAESSGKKVVGVTGSARFMLPGRKADLYSRLYLGAYRAAVRSTLGHQPLFGTNFSIPRCWWEQVRESIDFNNSLVHDDMHLSFAVRPDETVWLQKDLTLDTDPRPLHGIRQFINRFRRGFYTIFLNWKNSPPHRRLAERRSR
- a CDS encoding prenyltransferase — encoded protein: MNQILRGIFTASRPISWVNTAFPYGLAYLISGGSLDILWAIGVIFFLIPYNIALYGINDVFDYESDIRNPRKGGIEGAVLPRSMHSPLLWASFLTTAPFLIILFAAGTWVSALWLTVTMFALVAYSAPHLRFKERPVLDSVTSSAHFTGPALVGATITGGATTLWFTLSVLAFFLWGMASHAFGAVQDILADREAGLSSTATVLGARLTSRISTVLYLMTAIILFVLPMPGLLVGIAALGYVLITARYWNITDETCEQANSSWRVFLGLNYFSGAVVTISLAWVLL
- a CDS encoding polyprenyl synthetase family protein — translated: MNALWLDERVKESLSVLSEFLESHEDFDSTLFNVTLAGLSRYALMGKHIRSRLVHIAAGQVEGTAREAAVVFGACIDLLHGSFLIHDDLIDRDDVRRGQPALHKDPKLGAKSPHVGYSVAILAGDLGIARAFDLLATSQLGDSLVRSALKRLTQSCSVTITGELLDVENSASSCPAPQQIRYANALKTADYTFACPLYLGSLAVGRNPALTDPIARELGAAFQAANDIDDAEVDAANNRTTLASFQALSRVAAECNAHIDEAQRLIKFAHLPRDVTANLLDVAEWIRSSVKKVC